The following proteins come from a genomic window of Candidatus Hydrogenedentota bacterium:
- a CDS encoding sigma-70 family RNA polymerase sigma factor produces the protein MGHSDRIALDRWAAHRDAEAFREIVTRHSAMVLSTCWRILGNGTEAEDVTQECFEALAQSDNVTGSNVGPWLHRVATNISIKRIRSDSRRKEREKRFASQRSAHTELEWQDIYQYVDEALAELPDKYRIPIVAHFLQNESQSDIAKGLNVSPQTVSHRIKRAVYLLGKALRRRGIRVAAVALASMLAANLAEASPVPSSLAASLGKLALAHSTKATGVQAAADLVNTIGGTILVKKIAVAVIVILAPVVFWIATHEGSEKPDISIPTVSTKTEEAPSVPRSAPSAPDRVMIIPEPKGGTVSGRVYDAKTERGIAGVVIRATASGPNGTRVLSEPTDSSGSYRISSLLGSGYQIACSDTPAGYREPAFSEGISVSLEPGQEVNAVDFPLEREVPLSGIVLDSQRNAVPMATVMLHGGTNRPVAASVESGRDGTFCFHNLGPTEGLSLQAKTESGLVSPHKLFSLPEDGLRNVELIVDAASVVSGAVFDSKGAPVPNIEIIASPNGNKRVYGIHRTSNELGTYSLDGLAAGVYVLNLPEWPHSEHGEGVSNARFELAANEEISNLDLLYERGTLSITGRVAYADGRPIADAKVLCGNSRGSDNEVVTDADGCYVLSGLEDGIYGVFVHKYTRSKGIEFDLSRQFVRAGSKGVDFVVKERILGVQVVDAQTSKPLGEFEYAFVNSRESMLDASLSNRFQQVIDTDGCFELTLPLPKRYLLAVRAVGYSTALLPVVPNDGQSRQDVVVRLARGYDLHGIVRNEDGERIGGAGVFYGEPNANFGPAARTAPDGTFTLQSFPDSAQSISVQHPSYATRLVGIPPKMDLSNPLIITLEHGGAIQGGVALPESIERESCRVFVRYPQFNAPLRYADITTDGSFSFSQLPSGEASVHLQIRVSSWYPCTRGPRQIVDVRNNETSVIHFDVPEADAVLEGNLLFHDWAQIEYARTTLSVVSPSGEEEVCAVAGNDGFYRMEDIPAGDGVLRILLVRTGTGEHVEASLPIELSAGMFLHQDIDVTDMLR, from the coding sequence ATGGGTCATTCTGACAGAATCGCCCTCGATCGATGGGCTGCTCACAGGGACGCCGAGGCGTTTCGCGAAATCGTTACGAGACATTCCGCCATGGTACTCTCCACGTGCTGGCGGATTCTTGGTAACGGCACTGAGGCTGAGGACGTCACCCAGGAGTGTTTCGAGGCTCTTGCTCAGTCAGACAATGTGACTGGCAGTAACGTCGGACCATGGCTCCATCGTGTCGCGACCAATATTTCCATCAAACGCATTCGTTCTGACAGTCGACGTAAAGAGCGCGAGAAACGATTCGCTTCTCAGCGCAGCGCGCATACCGAGCTCGAGTGGCAGGACATCTACCAATATGTGGACGAGGCACTGGCGGAACTGCCTGACAAGTACCGCATTCCGATCGTTGCGCATTTTCTTCAGAATGAGAGCCAGTCTGATATTGCGAAGGGTCTGAATGTCTCGCCACAAACCGTATCGCATCGGATAAAGCGCGCCGTATATCTGCTGGGAAAGGCCCTGCGTCGGCGCGGCATCCGCGTGGCCGCCGTTGCCCTCGCCTCCATGCTTGCGGCAAACCTCGCCGAGGCCTCTCCAGTGCCCTCATCTCTCGCGGCCTCACTCGGGAAGCTTGCGTTGGCACACAGTACAAAAGCGACAGGGGTCCAAGCAGCAGCAGACCTCGTCAATACGATTGGAGGAACGATCCTCGTGAAAAAGATCGCCGTTGCCGTCATTGTAATTCTGGCCCCAGTGGTTTTCTGGATTGCCACACACGAAGGATCTGAGAAACCGGACATTTCGATACCGACCGTCAGTACGAAAACGGAGGAAGCGCCTAGCGTACCCCGCTCCGCTCCTTCAGCTCCCGACAGAGTAATGATAATTCCTGAGCCCAAGGGCGGCACCGTCAGCGGTCGTGTGTATGATGCCAAAACTGAGCGCGGCATTGCCGGCGTTGTCATACGAGCAACCGCATCGGGGCCAAACGGAACGCGCGTGCTGAGCGAGCCAACAGACTCTTCCGGCTCATATCGGATATCTAGCCTCCTTGGAAGCGGTTACCAGATTGCATGCAGCGATACGCCAGCGGGTTATCGAGAACCCGCCTTTTCCGAAGGAATCTCCGTTTCGCTTGAGCCGGGGCAAGAGGTCAACGCCGTCGACTTTCCACTCGAGAGAGAAGTGCCTCTAAGCGGGATTGTGCTCGATTCACAACGTAATGCGGTACCCATGGCGACGGTTATGCTGCACGGTGGCACCAATCGCCCTGTTGCTGCCTCGGTTGAATCCGGCCGTGACGGAACGTTTTGTTTCCATAACCTCGGGCCGACGGAAGGTCTGAGTCTGCAGGCAAAGACCGAGAGCGGCCTGGTTTCGCCGCACAAGCTCTTTTCCTTGCCAGAAGACGGGCTTCGGAATGTTGAACTCATTGTTGACGCCGCCTCGGTGGTCAGCGGCGCCGTCTTTGACAGCAAGGGTGCACCCGTCCCCAATATTGAGATTATTGCATCTCCAAATGGCAACAAGCGGGTCTATGGCATTCACAGAACATCCAATGAACTCGGGACCTATTCTCTCGATGGACTCGCCGCGGGGGTTTACGTGCTCAATCTGCCCGAATGGCCCCATAGTGAACATGGCGAGGGGGTGAGTAATGCCCGTTTTGAGCTCGCAGCGAATGAGGAGATTTCAAACCTGGACTTGCTGTACGAGCGGGGGACACTTTCTATCACGGGTCGCGTTGCATACGCAGATGGACGCCCCATAGCCGACGCAAAAGTGTTGTGCGGCAATTCGCGTGGCAGTGACAATGAAGTTGTCACAGATGCTGATGGTTGTTATGTGCTTTCAGGACTTGAAGATGGCATCTACGGGGTGTTTGTGCACAAGTATACCCGATCCAAGGGCATTGAATTCGACCTTTCTCGACAGTTCGTTCGGGCGGGGAGTAAAGGCGTCGACTTCGTTGTCAAAGAGCGCATCCTGGGCGTTCAGGTGGTTGATGCCCAAACTTCAAAGCCCCTCGGCGAGTTTGAGTACGCGTTCGTAAACAGTCGGGAAAGCATGCTGGATGCCAGTCTCTCCAACAGGTTCCAGCAGGTCATCGATACCGACGGTTGCTTCGAACTTACCCTGCCGCTTCCGAAGAGGTATTTACTTGCAGTTCGTGCTGTGGGCTATTCGACCGCTCTGCTGCCTGTAGTCCCGAATGATGGTCAGTCAAGGCAGGATGTCGTCGTGCGGCTGGCGCGGGGATATGACCTGCACGGGATTGTGAGAAATGAAGACGGAGAGCGTATCGGAGGGGCTGGTGTATTCTATGGAGAGCCCAATGCCAACTTTGGGCCGGCGGCCAGGACGGCTCCGGATGGCACGTTTACGTTGCAGTCTTTTCCGGATAGCGCCCAGTCAATCTCTGTCCAGCACCCTTCTTATGCCACGAGACTCGTGGGAATACCCCCCAAGATGGATTTATCTAACCCCTTGATAATCACACTTGAGCATGGCGGCGCGATTCAAGGCGGCGTGGCGCTCCCTGAAAGTATCGAACGCGAGAGTTGCAGAGTATTCGTCAGATATCCTCAGTTCAATGCTCCTCTCCGGTATGCCGACATCACGACTGACGGTTCATTCAGTTTCTCCCAGCTTCCATCTGGCGAAGCGTCCGTCCATCTCCAGATCAGAGTCAGCAGTTGGTATCCATGTACTCGTGGCCCGAGACAGATTGTCGATGTCAGAAACAATGAGACCAGCGTGATTCATTTTGATGTGCCTGAGGCGGACGCTGTGCTCGAGGGTAATCTCTTGTTCCATGATTGGGCCCAGATAGAATATGCTCGTACTACGCTAAGCGTCGTGTCGCCGTCCGGCGAGGAAGAAGTCTGTGCTGTAGCTGGAAACGATGGATTCTACCGTATGGAGGATATACCGGCAGGCGATGGAGTTCTGAGAATACTGTTGGTAAGAACAGGTACGGGAGAACACGTTGAAGCTTCCTTGCCCATTGAACTCAGCGCTGGCATGTTCCTGCATCAGGACATCGACGTGACGGATATGTTGCGATAA
- a CDS encoding Gfo/Idh/MocA family oxidoreductase yields the protein MLRVAIIGMGPIGNRHADCYRAIAGCEVVGVCDRIAERADSASARTGAPAYYDAEEMLGKVKPDVCAITTGGYEYGSDHYEPTMQALEAGCHVLGEKPISNEIAQAEEMVALARRKNLCYGINLNHRFTMLTRIAKEWVDSGKVGHLLFVNMAMWIKNPAESSPWFQLKALHPHTVDVMRHFCGDIEAVQCFAAKAPGRTIWTTAHFNMKFVNGAVGGLTGSYDIERGHPMERCEVAGTGGRFVLEDMFSQLTFYPAGSIEKTVITNTAFGGIPEKRFEDTFMNRIRRFVEQVQAGDRPEDIEGAGAEGLAAQKVLAAAIESIEQGTVVKVE from the coding sequence GTGTTGCGCGTCGCCATCATCGGAATGGGTCCTATTGGAAACCGCCACGCGGACTGCTATCGCGCCATTGCCGGGTGCGAAGTAGTGGGCGTATGCGACCGAATTGCCGAACGGGCGGATTCCGCCTCGGCGCGGACGGGCGCACCGGCGTATTACGATGCGGAAGAAATGCTCGGGAAGGTTAAGCCCGATGTCTGTGCCATAACCACTGGGGGGTACGAATACGGCAGCGACCATTATGAGCCTACCATGCAGGCTCTCGAGGCGGGATGCCACGTGCTCGGCGAGAAGCCGATCTCGAACGAGATCGCTCAGGCGGAGGAGATGGTCGCCTTGGCGCGCAGGAAGAATTTATGTTACGGCATCAACCTGAACCATCGCTTCACCATGCTGACCCGGATCGCCAAAGAATGGGTCGATAGCGGCAAGGTGGGTCACCTGCTCTTCGTGAACATGGCCATGTGGATCAAGAATCCGGCGGAGAGTTCGCCATGGTTTCAGCTGAAGGCTTTGCACCCTCACACGGTTGACGTCATGCGTCACTTCTGCGGCGACATCGAGGCCGTGCAGTGTTTCGCCGCAAAAGCTCCCGGCCGCACCATCTGGACCACCGCGCACTTCAACATGAAATTCGTGAATGGCGCGGTGGGAGGGCTCACGGGCAGCTACGACATCGAGCGAGGCCACCCCATGGAGCGTTGCGAAGTGGCCGGCACCGGCGGACGGTTCGTTCTGGAGGACATGTTCTCGCAGCTCACCTTTTATCCTGCGGGCAGCATCGAGAAGACGGTCATTACGAATACGGCCTTTGGGGGGATTCCTGAGAAGCGCTTCGAAGACACCTTTATGAACCGGATCAGGCGCTTCGTGGAGCAGGTTCAAGCGGGCGACCGTCCGGAGGATATCGAAGGCGCGGGCGCCGAAGGTTTAGCCGCGCAGAAGGTGCTCGCCGCCGCAATCGAGTCCATCGAACAGGGCACCGTCGTGAAGGTCGAGTGA